Proteins from a single region of Callithrix jacchus isolate 240 chromosome 12, calJac240_pri, whole genome shotgun sequence:
- the LOC100391987 gene encoding cytochrome P450 2C3 isoform X2, with protein MKPTVVLHEYKAIKEALIDHGEEFSGRGSFPVMDRITQGLGVIFSNGERWKQTRRFSLMVLRNMGMGKKTIEDRIQEEALCLVAALKKTNASPSDPTFLLGCVPCNVISAIIFQNRFDYSDPKFQTLINYFNENFESVSAPWIQLYNAFPFLRFLPGSHNVIFKNYALQINFILEKVKEHQESLDISNPRDFIDYFLIKMEKEKHNKQSEFTMDNLVATIWDMFNAGTESTSTTMRYGLLLLLKHPEISAKVQEEIDQVVGKNRSPCMQDRSCMPYTDAVVHEIQRYIDLVPTSLPHEVTQDTHFREYFIPKGTTILADLTSVLYDDKEFPSPEKFDPGHFLDENGNFKKSDYFMPFSTGKRACAGEGLARMELFLNLTTILQNFTLKPLVDPKDIDTTPVHKGLGSVPPFYELCFIPV; from the exons GAGTTATTTTTAGCAATGGAGAAAGATGGAAGCAAACCCGACGTTTCTCTCTCATGGTTTTGAGGAATATGGGGATGGGGAAGAAAACGATTGAAGACCGAATTCAAGAGGAAGCCTTGTGTCTGGTGGcagcattaaaaaaaaccaaTG CATCTCCCTCTGATCCCACTTTTCTTCTGGGATGTGTTCCCTGCAATGTGATCAGCGCCATCATTTTTCAGAATCGTTTTGACTACAGTGATCCGAAATTTCAAACCTTGATCAACTATTTCAATGAAAACTTTGAAAGTGTGAGCGCCCCTTGGATACAG ctctACAATGCTTTTCCCTTTTTACGGTTTCTCCCAGGAAGTCATAATGTGATATTTAAAAACTATGCCttgcaaataaattttattttggagaaagtAAAAGAACATCAAGAATCTCTGGATATCAGTAATCCTCGAGACTTTATTGACTACTTTCTGATTAAAATGGAAAAG GAAAAACACAATAAACAGTCTGAATTTACTATGGACAACTTGGTTGCTACCATATGGGATATGTTTAATGCAGGGACAGAGTCAACGAGTACCACGATGAGATATGGACTCTTGCTCCTGCTGAAGCACCCTGAGATCTCAG CTAAAGTGCAGGAAGAAATTGATCAAGTGGTTGGCAAAAACCGAAGCCCTTGCATGCAGGACAGGAGCTGCATGCCCTACACAGATGCTGTGGTGCATGAGATCCAGAGATATATTGACCTTGTCCCCACCAGCCTGCCCCATGAAGTGACTCAAGATACTCATTTTAGAGAATACTTTATTCCAAAG gGCACAACAATATTAGCAGATCTGACTTCTGTCCTGTACGATGACAAGGAATTTCCCAGTCCAGAGAAGTTTGACCCTGGCCACTTCCTGGATGAAAATGGCAACTTTAAAAAGAGTGATTATTTCATGCCTTTTTCAACAG GAAAAAGAGCTTGTGCTGGAGAAGGCCTGGCCCGCATGGAGCTGTTTTTAAACCTGACCACCATTTTGCAGAATTTTACCTTGAAACCTCTGGTTGATCCAAAGGATATTGACACCACCCCAGTTCACAAAGGGCTTGGCTCTGTACCACCCTTCTATGAGCTTTGTTTTATTCCAGTCTGA